TTCTAAAGCACAGGGTCCTGTTGTTGCACATAGCTTTTGCCTCATCAGTGTTGCCAAACTTCAGCTCCCCACACCTGGCAGCCTGAGCCCGTGCACCATTCAGGTGATGATCTGCCCAAGTGTCATCTCACAAGGGCTCCAACAGATGCTGGGACCGCTTTCGAGACAGAATGCCAGGTACAATTCTGATATGTGAAAGTATTTCCACCCTTGCAATAATTTAAGAAACATCCAGGAATGCACTCATAGCCTGTAAGTTTTTGGTGAAGCTGGTCAGTAATTTTTCCCACACTATCCTGTTTCCTTTTCCCAGAATCCTCCGGGTCTCTCACCTTCCCCTCTTTGCTTACCAACACTGGCCATGTTAATCCTTACCTACTCTACACTGACACCTACATGTGTGGATGTCCTCTGGTCTCTGCCGCCTTATTTCAAATACGTGTTGATCAGTCGGGAAACACGTCTTGGGCACTGATTTCTGGCTAGTACGCTGTGTACTTGCACGCAGGAAAGCAAAAAGTATCTAATGAAAGCAGCCCTCCTCCGGAGTTTGCTGAGCCACAGGAACCATAAGCCAAATCCCAGGCGCTTGGATTTCTTAAGAAACAGCCAAGGCTTTGTGTCTGCTTCTCTGGACCCGCCGCAGCCCTGGCTAGAGGCAGGCATGGGGCGCCGAGTTGAGAAAGCTTCCTAGAGGACTCACCGTTGGCCGGTGCAGGCTGCAAACTATGCGCAGCGGCGGAGAGACGCTCCTCCAGCCATGTGCACGGCGACAATCCCAGGTAGAGCTGGAATGCAGGCTGCCCCGAGGTCCCCAATTGCTGGCGCTTCCCCCGCAGGAACCGGTTAAACCAAACCTCTAGGCATCTCGGTTTTAGAGCGGTCTTAACGCCACAGCCCTCCGCGCCCAGATCCTCCGAAGTTGGGACACCGCCCACGTTTCCCCCGTGACATGGGCGCGGGGGCTCGGGAGTTGTAGTCTTGGGCAGGGCGCGGGCGCCGAGGCCGGGGCTGCGCGGACTCCACGTCCCGGCGGGCGGCGCGGCGAGGCCTGGGGCCGCCAGGGGCGGGGCCGCTCGGCCCTTTAAACCTTTCAGGGCTGCTCCGAGGGCCGCAGCTAGAGTCGGCGCCACGAGGGGGCCGAGCAGGGTGCGGCGGCGGCGGGGCGTTCCGGGGAGGTGCGTAGTGGGCTCCTTGCCTTCCTCCGGGCTTCcaggaatcacctggggagtctCGCGTCCCGGGTCCGGGGGAGTAGCTGGCCGCAGGCTCCGGCCCCAGTCGGGGTCCCCGCGCCCAGGCGAGCGGGGGCCGGGCCGGGCTTTCGCGTGAACCTGCCCCTCGCCCAGGGCGCCGATGGTCAGGTGGTTGCCTGCGCGCCGCTGACTCGCCACCGCTCCACTGGGCCAGCACCCAGCCTCTCCTTGGCGTGGCCTCTTCGGTTGTCCAGCCCGTCTCCCAGCCCTGGTCCCTCAGAAGGAGGGTAACTCCCTTCCAGATGTTACGGTCCGCCTGCGTCTCTCAGCACGCCGGTGGCATTTGGGTTGACCGCGGAGGCCCCCAATGCCAGAGGGTGTCCACGTTATGCCTTGGGCTCAGCCCAAACTTTGGACGCTCAGAGACCCAACGGGAGCCCTGGATAAGGTGTTgacccctttcccctcccccttcccggCCAGTTACCCACTCCTGGACTTTGCTCTCTCTCCACCAGGCCAGGGCAGCTGATGGTTGTGGCAGAAACATCTCAAGGTAGCTGGTCCGCCCCCACTTCCCCATCTACCTCTTGTCCTCCCCCCCACACTACCACCACCCTGGCTCCCCTCCCTCATGACCGCCTGGATCCTCCTGCCTGTCAGCCTGTCAGCGTTCTCCATTACTGGCATATGGACTGTGTGAGTAAAGTGGGGTGCGGGGGCAACAGGAGCTTGATGATGCACACAAAGTCCCTTGTCCTGTTGTAGGCTTCAGGGTGGTACCCAGGGTCACTCTGGCTGTCTCAAAAGCCTGGCCTGGTGCCTGGGCACACAGCCCCTTGGGACAAGCTGGCAAAACTGCTGTCCAGCAGGGTGGCCCTGACAAATATacttctagccagggcaatctcCAGGGGGCCTCTAGGTGGGGGACATGCTGCAGGTGCTGGTATGGCATCAAGCCTCAGGGACCCCAACTTGAGTCCCCAGGAACAATAATGAGGCTGAATGAGGCCAGAAATCAAGGTTGAAGAGAAGGGTCGTGGGGTGGGTTGATGGGGAGCTCAGGAAGGCTGGCCAGGGTGACAGTTCTGTTCCCACAGGTATGCCATGGCTGTGATGAACCACCATGTATGTCCCGTGGAGAACTGGTATGAAGGACTCTGCAGACAGCCTCGCTCTAAAGTTTCCTTCATCTCTGTCCCCTCTTGGGCCCGAGGGTGCCACGAGCCAGACTGCAACCCAGAGCCTCACTGCTCTTCTCTGAAATTGGTCCCCAGGCATGACTTCATGCCTACGCACCTCCCACCATCCCTTTGCCCCTCTGGTTACTGCTTCAGGCCAGCACTGGGGAGTGTGATCTTCTGTCCCTGTGGGGGAGGTCTGGGAGAGAGTCCTCTTTGAGGCCTGAGGCTATAGGCCAAGGGACTGGGGGCAGTCCCTTCCCCCAGTCTACTCCCTGTCCTGCCTGCCAGGTCCTACAACGAGTCCTGCCCTCCTGACCCTGCTGAGCAAGGGGGCCCCAAGACCTGCTGCACCCTGGACAATGTCCCCCTCATCAGGTAAGGCCTAGATATTGGGCAGGGGGAGATCCGAGGTCCTCCCAGACAGACCCTCAAGCAAAGAGCTATCCTTGGGTCTCAGGAATAATAAGTATCCTAAGAGCCACTTCATAACAACACTACTTGCCAGTTACTATGGGGCAGGCACTCTGCTGAGCGCTTTATATGCattgtctcttttcatcttcccAGGAGTGAGGCAGCTCTGGTTTTcaccattttataggtgagaaaacaggctcagTCTTACTCATCCAGGTTACACAGCTTATAAGTGGAGGCACCTGGATTTAAGCTCGAGCCCTCAGATTGCCCAGCCCGTGTTCTGGCTCAAGGATAGCCAAACCAGCTGCAGGGCTCAGCAAAGAGTGTCAGGGTTGCCTGAACACTCCTGGGCACTCCCTTCTCTCTCACACACGAGCTCTGCTTTGGGGGCCCAGCCTGGAACCAGTTGTTCATGAGGGACCCTGGCTTTTCACATAAATCAGTGGCCTGCCTGCTAAGGAGCAGGTGCAGGTAAACGAGGGGAGAGCCAGTGAGCCAGAATGGGGGCCCCCTGGGCCTCCTGCCGCCCTCTTACTTTGTCCTTCCCCCTCCTCGCAGCAAGTGCGGCTCCTATCCCCCAGAAAGCTGCCTCTTCAGCCTCATTGGCAACATGGGTGCTTTCATGGGTGAGTTGTACCCTTAGCCCTGACCCTGCCTGCCCAGCCCGGTGCCCCCAACACAGAAAGGCCCAGGAAGCCCTTCCTCTGTGCAGCCCTCCCCACCAAAGGCTGAGGCAATAGAAGCAACGTCTCTCCCCTTCCTTGAAGGCCAAAAGCTAACTCCCACACAGCCACCCTGCTGGCTGGAGCCTAAGGAAACCTAGTTCACCACCCACCTGTCCATTCTGAGGGGCAGGAGCACCACAGGGTCTGGAGGAAGCTGACAGGCTCACTGGGCAGGGCCAAGGCTGGAGGAAGGCCTCAACTGTGCTCTCCTCCCCCAGTGGCCCTGATCTGCCTCCTGCGCTACGGGCAGCTCCTGGAGCAGAGTAGGCACTCTTGGGTTAACACCACAGCGCTCATCTCAGGCTGCACCAACGCCGCGGGCCTCTTGGTGGTTGGCAACTTTCAGGTGCTTCCCCTTCTCCCCCGCAAACCTTGAACTTTACCTAACAAGACCTGGCTGCCTGTAGGGTGGCACCTCAAGGTTGGGGCTGGAAGGAGGGAATGagaaaggagggggaggaaggaagagggagagaggagattCACTGAAGGAGGGGTGGAGGGGCGGGGCCAATGGCCACATCACCAACTGGCCCTTCTCTGGGCCCAGGTGGATCATGCCAGATCTCTGCACTACGTTGGAGCTGGTGTGGCCTTCCCTGCGGGGCTGCTCTTTGTCTGCCTGCACTGTGCTCTCTCCTACCAAGGGGCCACCGCCCCACTGGACCTGGCTGTGGCCTATCTGCGAAGTGTGCTGGCTGTCATCGCCTTTATCACCCTGGTCCTCAGTATCCTTTCAGGACGGGGCAGCCGGGAACTCATCCTCTAGCTCAACCTTTCTCCCTCCCAAGAGGATGGGGGATGGTGGCCTAACACTGCCATGTGGGGGAGAGGCCTAACACCTCTCCCTTTGGAGAGGTGAGGCCTGAGACTGCAGAAGGGGTGTTGCCAGGTTTCCATATGTCCTACTGAACATTTCCTTAGCCCCATTTCAGGTGGAGTCTTCTTTGTCCATGAGAGTTCTCAGCTGCAACATGGGGCAGCcctgtgtgagtgggtgtgtgtcaTCGATATCCTCATTTTCTATGGCACCTTCAGCTATGAGTTTGGGGCAGTCTCCTCAGACACACTGGTGGCTGCATTGCAGCCTACCCCTGGCCGGGCCTGCAAGTCCTCCGGGAGCAGCAGCACCTCCACCCACCTCAACTGTGCCCCCGAGAGCATCGCTATGATCTAAGGTCTGGGGAGGGTGGCTGGCCCGGCCTCTGCAGCACCCCACCCCATAtcttctttgcatttattttgtaccaaaaacaattttgagaaagtATTCTGTTGGGATACGGGCTTCGTCACTTCTGGAGAAGTGGCCATCCCATGTCCACCTGTGCCATAGAGGAGTGGGCCCTGCCAGCTGCCATAGCTGCATGACCTGCTTCCCCACCCCacagtgttgttttgtttttaaaggtcaCCTGTCCTCACTCACCCAGCCAGCCCTTCAGGTGCCTTCTACTCCCAGTGCCAAAGCCAGACCACTGGGGTTTCCTGCTGCAGGAATTGGGGGCTGGGAACAGCAGAGGGGATAGAAGTCTGGTGGAGGTGGAGTGGGCATGCCTTAGCCTACGGAAAGGCCCATTTCTGGGCCCACTGAGCTGCACTGGGATTCTTCACTCTGCCCCTCACTTCCGTTAGGGCAAATAACACAGCAGAACCACGTGGgtattttagtacttttttttttttatattaaaaggaTTCTAATTTGCATGTTTGTAGTCTGTTCTGGAGAGTCGGGGGGCCTGATCTGGGATGGCTTTCCATAAGCCAAGGAGGGCAAGCCCTTGCCCCCAGGAGAGTGCTGAGTGCACTCTGTTGCCAGAAACAAAGGATGCCAGGTGCCATCCAAATACCCCTTCAAAGGGCTTGAAACCCTTCTGGGCCTCTAAGCAATCTAAAGAACTGCCTTGGTCTGATCATCTCACCCATCCCCCACTCAGAGTCTGCTTTGAACTTTGATTCCTTAGGAGGCATGGGGGGAAGGTGGGGGTGGTACAGAGagcaactttaaaatattaaacgtGGCTTTCTcagtggagagaaagaaaacctcTGGGATTACAAAGTTAACTAGACATTGCAGTAGGAGGAGGGTGCAGGCTAGtttatcagcttttttttttttttttttttgagagacagttttgctcttattgctcaggctggagtgcaatggcatgatctcagctcactgcaccctctgcctcccaggttcaagcaattatcctgcctcagcctcccaggtagctgggattacaggtgtgtgccaccacgcccaactaatttttgtatttttagtagaaacagggtttcaccatgttagccaggatggtctcgaactcctgacctcgtgatccacctgccttgaactcccaaactgctgagattatatgcgtgagccactgcacccagcctagtttaTCAGCTTTAAGTAATTAATTGGGTACCAGACCCTGACACATTTTGCCTTCCAACCATGAACACATAGGCCCAAGCCCTGGCTGATGCAGTAATCCAGTTCTTTACCACTGCCATGAGTCCAGATGGGCCAGCAGGGAGGAAAACCGCAGCCTGGTGCTTTCTGTGGTTTAGGATCACCTTCCCCAACAGAAGTAGAGACCTGATGGAGGATGCAGAGCCCCTGGCCAGGTCTGTGATCAATACAGCCTCAGGGTGGGTAAAGAAACCTTTAATGAGGATTCAAGGTTAGTAAGGAAGACGCAGAGGGCCAGCACTCAGCCCCAGCCTCCTCACGTGTACATGGCTCCATGGAGGTTCTCCAGTCGgtattgctgctgctgttttcgAGCCTAaaggaaagaaggcactctgggCAGGGGCCCAAACTGAAGGCCTATGGGTGAGGGGATGGGAAGCTATCATGGGGCTGACTCTCTCTGGCATCTGCACTGCTGAGGCTCTTACCACAAATCA
This DNA window, taken from Macaca thibetana thibetana isolate TM-01 chromosome 13, ASM2454274v1, whole genome shotgun sequence, encodes the following:
- the TMEM150A gene encoding transmembrane protein 150A isoform X2 — its product is MYVPWRTGPTTSPALLTLLSKGAPRPAAPWTMSPSSVALICLLRYGQLLEQSRHSWVNTTALISGCTNAAGLLVVGNFQVDHARSLHYVGAGVAFPAGLLFVCLHCALSYQGATAPLDLAVAYLRSVLAVIAFITLVLSGVFFVHESSQLQHGAALCEWVCVIDILIFYGTFSYEFGAVSSDTLVAALQPTPGRACKSSGSSSTSTHLNCAPESIAMI
- the TMEM150A gene encoding transmembrane protein 150A isoform X1; translated protein: MTAWILLPVSLSAFSITGIWTVYAMAVMNHHVCPVENWSYNESCPPDPAEQGGPKTCCTLDNVPLISKCGSYPPESCLFSLIGNMGAFMVALICLLRYGQLLEQSRHSWVNTTALISGCTNAAGLLVVGNFQVDHARSLHYVGAGVAFPAGLLFVCLHCALSYQGATAPLDLAVAYLRSVLAVIAFITLVLSGVFFVHESSQLQHGAALCEWVCVIDILIFYGTFSYEFGAVSSDTLVAALQPTPGRACKSSGSSSTSTHLNCAPESIAMI